In a single window of the Elaeis guineensis isolate ETL-2024a chromosome 4, EG11, whole genome shotgun sequence genome:
- the LOC140857323 gene encoding uncharacterized protein, whose amino-acid sequence MLILFWNVRGLDLPSKKCLAKETINKGDTAIVCLQEAKLSHYSPSILRSICGKNYQGHHALEAVRSTGDLLTVWNLNETEGRPFHRGRFSLSTEFSLRNSASKFIITNIYGPHDLLSHAEFFLKLHDLNRSIIMPWALIGDFNVTTFNSDRSSATKGTRSSQAFNDFIFMQGLLEINLTSRRFTWSNFRE is encoded by the coding sequence ATGCTAATACTATTCTGGAATGTCAGAGGTTTGGACCTACCTTCAAAAAAATGCCTAGCCAAAGAGACCATTAATAAAGGTGATACTGCGATAGTTTGCCTCCAGGAGGCTAAGTTGAGCCACTATTCTCCCTCCATTCTCAGATCGATCTGTGGGAAAAACTATCAAGGGCACCATGCCCTGGAGGCTGTCAGATCCACTGGTGATCTCTTAACAGTATGGAATCTGAATGAAACCGAGGGACGACCATTTCACAGAGGAAGATTCTCCCTAAGCACGGAGTTCTCTCTGAGAAATTCTGCTTCAAAGTTCATCATCACAAACATATACGGGCCTCACGATCTCCTCTCTCATGCAGAATTCTTCTTGAAATTGCATGACCTGAATCGATCCATCATAATGCCCTGGGCCCTGATTGGTGACTTCAATGTCACTACGTTCAATTCGGACAGATCAAGTGCAACTAAAGGCACTCGCTCCTCACAGGCTTTTAATGACTTCATCTTCATGCAGGGCCTCCTCGAAATCAATTTAACCTCTCGTAGATTCACATGGTCCAACTTTAGAGAATAG